The region AACTGGaaactataaaaaaacattttgtgccgttttcgtaaataaaaaaaattatatagttgcaaaaaaacctaaaaatactcaacatataatttttaaaccaATTAcccataatttttattattcacattatctataataaaacttatcttcttatttttgttgggtttaattatatttgatttaaaatttaacatatgTAGTACTTTATAATTTcgaatattataaatatatccctatatttttattatttacacgtttccctcacgtttcgtgtccttcattttagaaaaatgtcgttttcccgtgtccgtttcgtgtcGTTTCCTTTTTCCGTTTCCGTACTACCTAGGCTATAATCTTATATTTTTACTTCATCATTTTGATTTTGGCagaaatctctcaaaaaaaaaatttcaagaaTCACTTATAACCCAAAATAAGAGAAAAGGAGACAATATTATCCCTACTATGTGTCAACGTCTCATTGGTCAATATTTGACTCAATAAAATGTTGACACATGGAAATGTTGGTCTTGATTAGACCAACCAACCAACCATCACCGGCAATCAGCCACCGGCGAACTTCCGGCAACTTTTCGGCCAACTTCTGGCCGACCAACACCGACCTCCAGCCAACTTCTGACGCCTTTCCGACCGGCCACCAGCCAACTTCTAGCAACTTTCCGGCCGGCCACCAGTGACCTCCAGCCAACTTTTAGAAAATTTTCGGCCTGTCACCACCGACCTCCGACAACTTTCCGGCCACCGCCGACCTCCAACCAACTTTCGGCGATTTTTTAGTCGGTGGTGCCAACTTTCGGCTACTATCTGGTCGGCCACCTCCTGCCAACTTCCTGCCAACTTCCGAAAAAACCGCCTTGCTAATGCTGTCAAGAACTATATTGTCGATCCTGCTATTCTTGAACTTGAAGACGCGTTTATTTCTAACTTTCCATAAAGACCAGTTGATGAAGAACCAAATCGAATTCGAAAGAGTCTTGAATTATATTTTGCTAAGGATAGACTATTATCTATAAAGATGATCAATAGAGAAACGTGATACCCAAGTATTATTGCTCAATTCCATAACATGCGATCAAGTACGCAAAGCAAAGTGGCAATGAAGCATAATATGAGCAACTGTCTCTTCCTGTAAACAAAGTAAACAACCGATGTTCTCTTCCAAAATGATTCCCCTCCGAAACAAAGCTTTATTTGAGGAGATTACGTCATATACTAAAAACCAATGGATGAATTGAACCCGAGGTGGAAGCTTTGTTGCCCAAACAATTCGAATAAACTCATTCCCCCCGCCTGACCCTTCCGAAGCAACCATTTTCTCCCTTGATAAATGATGCATAGAAGCTGAAGATTAGGCTTTAGATTGCTACCAAACAAGAGAGTCCCGCCGGTCAGGTTGCAACTGAACTGACTCGACCAACTACTATAAATGAAACAACTCCGATTCTTCACCAATACGTAAGTGACAAAcctattttctattttcaaaaaCCTGCTGGTTCTAAACAGATAAAACGTGCTGATTATCGTAAAAAACCGTGGAGATCATAATGTTTTTGTTCCTGCAAATACTGAATAGAGATGGAAATTCCTGGTCAAAAGCAATATGACCCATCCACTTATTTAACCAAAATCTGGTTTTGGAACCATCTCCCACTTTGCCGTTATTTGAGAAATGAAGACCTCCCAAGAAACCAAAGGCAGGTTTGACCCGATTTTGCCAAATTTgagataaaattgataatttttttttttcacttttaacgtttttgatattttatgttAAGTTAATGATTCGTGGTtcaataaaaaatgataattttttataattcaattagCTAATATGTTTGCATGATTATGTTTTTACATTTgaaaatactaatattcaaatatttttatattttatattttttaattaataattaaataatcgTATCATATATTTGCCAAAAAAGTTAGGTTTCCATTTAATGAAGAGGGCCAGAGCTGCCTCATGGGGACTAACtgattaaattacaaaatagtCAGTTTTCCATTTAATGAAGGGGGTCACAGCTGTCTCCTAGGGAATATGGATTTATGGGTCATAGAACAGCCCAGTCATTGGATTTACGCTATGTTTGGTTTATAAAATAGGTGCAGAATGAAATAATTATTccgtataaaataaatattttttgttttggttcatgaaataattatttcatataaTTGTCATTGCATGATTTTATGGCATAAACACTCttctcaaaaaacaaaaaaaagttatttatttttttatggaataactattttattcAATGCTCTTTCATTTCACGAACCAAACGTGACTTTAAGGGCGTTCAATTAATTACATTGCAATTCCAAAGGCTCAATGTCTAATTGTATAATACAAAATGACAACATAAAATAGGAAAATTCAACTTATCAATAGCAAACTTAAAATGTTCTCTATCGCTCATAACTTACATATACCGAATTTAAACATCCTTAACTAGATAACCTGTAAGAGAAGGTCGACCTATCTGAAATGTTCGGATACGTGTTAGACTCTgaattttacttaaaaaaatagataaccTCTATGGATATATTGGCCGGTCCCTCCGCTCCAAATTGGACACGAGTAACTAgcaaatttattatattttctatttgaatatttaataaattaatagattGCGAAAATCTTCGGGTAAAGACTCTACAACAATCACTCAACCTATAAAATgaaatgaacaaagggtcaacgcgccccctaaacttgtgtcacggggtcatctaacccattttatacttttttgagcaaataaccccaaaactcttcattctcgggtcaagtaaccccataattgtatttttaaaacgcgtaaaatacaaaatgaaggcgagggatgcaaaaaaataattaaatacttccctaattgttgcgatataattgtcttaaatctgtttttttaaaataaaaataaaaattatgggttatttgacccaaaaatgaagagttttggggttagttgctcaaaaaagtataaattgggctagatgaccccgtatcacaagttcagggggcgcgttgaccctttgttcaaaatGGAATTATATGAAAAGATACGGTTTTACTTATAAAATGGCAATGTACAACTCATCTACATTACCCATATCTTCTTGAAAGTTGAAAGTCCCAAAAgaggtaagctttctttgcttgtGAAGTACAACAAATATAGCTACATTAATTTCACAAGAATGCTcttgtttttataatatatacatcATAACTAATTAACGTCCATTTTATTCAATAGCTATAGTTATGGCAACTATACCGCATTTTGATCCAAAGCAGAAGAAACCTTCTATGTTCGAATCTGCCGGTCGCAGTTTCGTTATTCGATTTCTCAAATCCTACATTTCTACTGGCTGTTTAATGTGAGTATTGTGTTGCAGCTCATAATTAACACTATTTAATTTGTACATTCttccaataaaagaaaaaaaaaacagtttcatacTTATGCGCACTGAACTTGTCTAAAATCTCtggttaattaataataataattatacattGGCTATGTTGAGGTTGCAGTTTATTAGAAGAAGGAGGTTCAACTCTTACTTTTGAGGGAGCTGATAAAAGATGTTCTCTAAAAGTTGATTTGCAAATCTTCAATCCCCAGTTCTACTGGAAGGTACGTTTATGTTTGTCGGTTATTAGATTTTCAATGTCGCTTTTTATTTTggtaactaaattttaatttggtcggtttttcaattaattagcAAAGATGGATTAAGTTTAAGATGAAAATTAAAgtatagtaaaattttaaatagttaGAAAGATTAGCTTTAAATCTTTAAACAATTTGATGAATAAAATACCGtaaaattaatctttttcaGGTAATGACAAGGGCAGATGTAGGCCTTGCCGATGCTTATATTGATGGGGACTTTTCTTTTTCCGACAAGGATCAAGGTCTTTTACATTTAATCATGGTAAGAGATAAATTGTTAATGGTCAAATTTTGtactattatttaattatttcttgTTGCTCCCTTTGCATATAACATAATTTACATTTCGAGACCAAATTTTAGTCATTAATCTTAGATTTCTGTTGTTAAAAGTTTTAAGGACTGGTTAATTTAGCCGCTCTTACATTTTGAATCGGCAACCAAATTAGGTTTTATGTCTGAGATTCTAATGTTTTGGCGACGAAATGTATTTTGTCGCTAGTTAATTGAGTAGTGACAAATAATTTACCTTGCAGCTGCTGATCGCGaataaagattcaaataaatcaGTTTCAAATTCGAACAAGAAAGGGTGAAATCCTAATCTGGAATCCAGCagtacataatttttttaatttttgtataattgtTAATTTGGTATACTAAATGGTTATTTTGTGCTGTTGGTTAAAGGAATTGGTGGACACCATTGTTTTTCACAGCTGGTTTTGCTACTATAAAAATGTTGTATCAGCATGCTTCCAGAAAGAATTCTCTTACACAAGCTCGTAGAAATATCTCCCAACACTATAATGTGGTATGATAAATTAACTGTAATTTATAAGCGGGTACTTGATTATTAGAATTCAAAGTATCACtttattttaggcttaattacttaaaaaccacccaccttgaactttttttcgtttatacccttacctagaaaaaaattcatttataccctgacgtatgtgtttatgtttcacctctaccccgagacattaaattaacctcttttcatttaaaaaaagtttataatagTCCTtcttttagagaaaaattcatttctaattaaactctaattagtttaggttaaaaatgaagaactattttaaacttttttctaaatgaaaagaggttaatttagtgcctcgggttagaggtgaaatataaatacatacgtcatggtataaatgaattttttcctaggtcaggatataatcgaaaaaaaagtttaaaatgagtggtttttaagtaattaagccctttattttaatttggtgaCTGAAGTTAATTTAACTCATGTTATTTtggttataaaaatttaatttaatttcaacatAAGATTTTTCGACAAAATATGCATAAATTGCAATCACTTTTTACTCATTTTTGTCACATGGTAATTGATTTTTGCTGGTTTTCGTCATGAGGCAAccaatttttatctaaaaacatgTCACGTtatgcataattttttttagcggGAAATTTTAGGCCAAATTATGAACATGTATCAAGTTTTCAAGCAAAAGCTGCCAATATGGATTTTGATCAGAAAATCTTGTGTTAATATGAGATTAGAATTTAATAGCTAAaatgaaaccaatcaaatttgatcacaaaataataataaaaaagtagTTTGGATATCATGAAAATCTATTactcataaattaattaatatttttaactatGCGTGTTACTAAACTTTCACTTAGTTACAAAATAGATActctactttattttatttttttgttatcaaTGTTATTATTTCAAAGTTTATCTGCTGGAATGTCATTATTTAAGTGTAAATTCAACATGGTTATCAAACTGctaattttgtttcaaaaattAAGGAtacttaaattatgaattttaatttcaaaacaaaaatactcaattataaatttcattttccgTCCACTGACCTCCtattgaaacaaaataataactttgataaccaaaataaaaataaaaatagaactcATATATAACTAAGTAAAATTTTAGAACTCACAGAGTTTAATACCCGcaaataattagtttatttcatCAACATATGATATAAACATagcttaattttgttttttttgttatcaGAGTAATGATTTCTTTGCCGTGTTCTTGGGTGAAACAATGACTTACTCCACTGCTATATTCAAGGTAACAAAACCAAGCTGAAATGTATGGTGGAATTTGTGATTTTTCCGATATTAATTTAATTCTGAGTGTACTTATCGCATAGACGGAAGAGGAAGACTTGAAAACAGCCCAGATGAggaaaatttccattttgattgAAAAGGTGAGATCAATtccaatatttattttatcgaaCAAATATTTCGACACATTAATTTTGATTATACATCTCCAGTCAAGAATTCAAGAGAAACATCAAGTTCTTGACATTGGTTGCGGCTGGGGAACCTTCGGTATTGAAGTTGTGAAGCGAACCGGATGTAAATACACTGGCATTACTCTGTCTGAGGAGCAACTCAAATTTGCACAAAACAAAGTCAAGGAAGCTGGCCTTCAGGTATACACTATGTTGCacagaatttttttaattcttatttttcGGAAAATGGAAATGCTCATGAGACTCcgaactttatatttataagttataatttgCTTTTATAAAAAGTACTATTTCTCCCGTTTTTCATTTCAGCATTTCCCATTTTCATGCAACattgattatatatattgttgggttattatatatattcttAGCATTAGCAAGGGAGTGACTCATTATAAGTATCACAATCCCGGGTTCTTATATAATGGCAATGATGTATTTAATTGCTTAGCTTTCTTCACTAGAGGCGAAAGCCGGTTTTCTTCGCCTTCCATGCCTTGTGGATCATGTGCTAATATAAtcatcatttatcaaaaaaaaaaatattattgggTTATTAGGGTGCGTGAACTTGTTAATTTTGTACAGTTTGAAACctaaaaacctaaaaataaagaatGTTGTCGTTAATTGATTAACATGACTAGATGTGAGTTAATTGATCCCGATGCACAAGTTCATAGATTAGCATGGCCCTTtgctcaaatttattttaaaaatttggagaaATTGTTCTATTGCCACTTTCAGGATCATATCACACTTAAACTCTGTGACTATCGTCAACTGCCTGAAACAGAGAAATTTGACAGAATCATATCTTGGTGAGTTCAATTGGCCGTATTGCAGTAAATATTGATAAAATCAACCAACAGAATCTATACTTCTGATCTTGAATGGTTTTCTTCTGTCAGTGAAATGATTGAGCATGTCGGACATGAATACATGGACGAGTTCTTCCGTTGCTGCGAATCGCTGCTAGCCGAAAAGGGTCTTTTTATTTTACAGGTAAATATTGATAAAATGGTAACAAACAGTaacataattgaaaaaaatctgTAGATATGTATAACTAACTATTTCCGGGTTTAGTTCATATCTATGGCGGATGAGCAATACGAAGAGTACAGGAGAAGTGCAGGTTTTGTGAAGGAATATATATTCCCTGGTGGATGCTTGCCTTCATTTAGTAGGGTCATTTCAGCCATGAATAGTGCATCAACACTGAGGTACGTGTTATTATATCTCTATATAGTTCTTACCAATTAGTCCGCTTACGATTGTGCAATATATTGGATGCAGCGTGGAGCATGTCGAAAACATCGGAAGTCATTACGGAAGAACATTGAGATTCTGGAGAAAAAATTTCTTGGACAACAAGAGGTGAAACAAAATATATAGTCAGTTTATGTTGTTTAGCCACCAATAACCAATATTGTGTAGCATTTCATTTTCGTAAACATTTCTGAAACTTCAAAACTCATTGAAAATGctgttttgcaatttttttccgtaatgtttcCGTTTCAGTGCTACGATAGCTAATAGCTGTCatttcttttttgtatttttagaaaaatcatTGAAATGGGATTTGATGAAAAGTTGATAAGGACATGGGAATACTACTTTGACTACTGTGCTGCTGGCTTTATGACATACAATCTTGGTGATTATCAGGTAATTAATTAACCAATCACATATATGATTCAATGTAGACGGTTCCGATCTTACAATTTGAATTTATGATTTATACAAGATGGTATTTTCTCGGCCTGGAAACATGGAGGCATTAGGGGATCCATACAAAGGTTTTCCATCAGCATACTGCTGATTTTTTTCGGCAAAGGCACCACCATTCTGTTTTTAATCCTTATTGTAAATTTGTTATGTAACCGTTGCTATTTCTTGTTAtgtgaaaataaattatcttgTGTTAATTTATGTGGTCTACAACCAAATTAGTCTGCTACATCTGATAATTACTTATTTTACCAAGTAGCTGCATGCAGAGGCAGGGCAATTTTGGGTCATTGACCAGCATTTACTATACATAATTATAtaaaggcttaatcacaaaaaaaaacctcCATCTTTCAGCctcttttcagttgcacccgatgttataattttgtcaaattcacccaaattcaaacgtttatttATAAATTCTTCCCGCTTTTTGGCCTAATAACCTCCGTTATGCTCCAATGTTCTATTGtgaaaaattgtttttaattttgtcttATTCTTAATTTATCCTTTTGTGTTATTTCAAAACAACATAAATCCCACATGGGAAGTGTAGAGCTTCAATAATGAGTTTATAAGGGTTTATGCAATATAGGCTCGTAAGTGTGTTGAGGGGGAAGCAATGGGCTCGCGCCCCCCCCCTCTCCGGTGTAGGCTTGTGGGTTGGGGTTCGGGATAAAAGTCAAGTGGGCTTGATTAATCTTTTTGCTACCcggttttattattatttatagccTTTATGTGAGAAGGCCCTATTTTAGCatgtgtaaaattatttttgcttGAGGCCTAAAAATCCGGAAACTTTATTaccttcaatttaattaaaacgttttattttaatttaaccaCGTTTTGATTACTGCTCCTCCACTAAGATTTTCGGTTTTGTTTAACTTAATCAATTTTATGTCTACATTCATTTACTTGATaattaagtttgattttaaactttaaatcgtGGCTTGCTGGATTAGGGGAGATACTTGATtcgtatcaaatattttaaactgcTTCTCATGCTTCCAGTTTATTAACTGAAGAGCTTGTTGTATCCTGGGAGATATCGCACATACTGCGAAATATTTCTTAAGGGCAGTGACATCACGCCTCAAGCAAATAATCAACAACACTCTGTATTTCTGTTTTACACAACATGTTCATGATACACACACATACGATAAGATACATG is a window of Mercurialis annua linkage group LG2, ddMerAnnu1.2, whole genome shotgun sequence DNA encoding:
- the LOC126667915 gene encoding uncharacterized protein LOC126667915; the protein is MATIPHFDPKQKKPSMFESAGRSFVIRFLKSYISTGCLILLEEGGSTLTFEGADKRCSLKVDLQIFNPQFYWKVMTRADVGLADAYIDGDFSFSDKDQGLLHLIMLLIANKDSNKSVSNSNKKGNWWTPLFFTAGFATIKMLYQHASRKNSLTQARRNISQHYNVSNDFFAVFLGETMTYSTAIFKTEEEDLKTAQMRKISILIEKSRIQEKHQVLDIGCGWGTFGIEVVKRTGCKYTGITLSEEQLKFAQNKVKEAGLQDHITLKLCDYRQLPETEKFDRIISCEMIEHVGHEYMDEFFRCCESLLAEKGLFILQFISMADEQYEEYRRSAGFVKEYIFPGGCLPSFSRVISAMNSASTLSVEHVENIGSHYGRTLRFWRKNFLDNKRKIIEMGFDEKLIRTWEYYFDYCAAGFMTYNLGDYQMVFSRPGNMEALGDPYKGFPSAYC